A portion of the Microbacterium hominis genome contains these proteins:
- the pulA gene encoding pullulanase-type alpha-1,6-glucosidase, which translates to MSKTTAVRVRRTAASLAAAALILTGGLAAAAPAVAADRTFALVGSLQSELGCPGDWQPDCAATELVATETANVFAAEFDLPAGTYEYKVAVNDAWDESYGLNGGGDNIPLTIDGPTTLRFVFDDTTHRVGLEAVSLRAGYTEADADLVAAPVRQPGSQEQFYFVMTDRFANGDASNDTAGIAGDRLDHGFDPTDKGFFNGGDLAGLHEKLDYIEGLGTTAIWLTPSFANKPVQGEGANASAGYHGYWVTDFTRIDPHLGTNAELEALIADAHERGIKVYFDIITNHTADVISYQEGQYSYIDQATEPYRAADGTVFDPATYAGSGDFPALDAATSFPYTPVVAAEDADAKTPAWLNDPTLYHNRGNSTWSGESVTYGDFDGLDDLMTEHPTVVNGFVGVYQDWIDLGIDGFRIDTAKHVNFEFWEQWSTEVLDYAHAAGKPDFFMFGEVYDADPVKLAPYIRDTDMNSVLDFTFQSAAVSFAAGNSAKGLQSLYAGDDRYTTPDSSATALPTFLGNHDMGRVGYFLQNQTQPLERDLLAHDLLFLGRGQPVVYYGDEQGFAGAAPGNDKSARQTLFASQVEEYQNQNLLTGENAGSVDRYATDAPVYAHIADLAALRAAHPALVTGAQIERFAANGPGVYAFSRVDRDEKVEYVIALNNATTAQTVGLATLTRSAGFAPIYGDGAAFSTDASAAASVSVPALSAVVWRADAPVTAPEAPLALTVNAPAPGGALTGQVAVSADVDDATWAETSFAWRVVGSDQWHALGTAEDTEPRVFHDIRGLANGTLVEYRAVTMDAAGGRAAASTYASVGNAVALAVEEQPVSDIDMVTIPGNLNDEMGCAGEWSPGCEAAKLTLRADGIWAGTFDLPAGTYEYKAAINGTWDLNYGANGEQNGPNIVITHVGGPITFYFDPRSNVVQSTAEGPTVTLPGSFQEEIGCAGDWMPDCLASLMADGDKDGVYTFSTSAIPAGAYEVKVAHGLSWGVNYGQDGAPGGANLSFSVADGELVVFRYTLETHVLEIVVENPPLAGIGEERAHWIDETTLVWPAGLGTVDGAGYELYASTDASLALTDGAVTGAEPIALTAGAGGLTEAQAARFPALADDLALTLDGQTRAEVAELLRGQLWVAQRAADGTLTGLTGLQIPGVLDDLYADAVEDATLGVSFQGKKPTFRLWAPTAQQATLLTWAAGDEGEPRRHEATWDAASGIWTVKGKAALAGTEYAWEVVVYSTDTGAIETNIVTDPYSVALTLNSERSVAVDLADKQWRPKAWEKTKAPTIDQPVDRAIYELHVRDFSITDASVPEDERGTYRAFTRDSAGTTQLRELAEAGINTVHLLPTFDIATIEEDRAKQAQPDCDLAAFAPDSAEQQACIERVVDADGFNWGYDPYHYTVPEGSYAVDPDGGARVEEFRAMVGALHGMGLQVVLDQVFNHTAQSGQGEKSVLDRVVPGYYHRLNAAGAVETSTCCQNVATEHEVAQKLMVDSVVTWARDYKVDGFRFDLMGHHSKANMLAIRAALDALTLKKDGVDGSAIYLYGEGWNFGEVADNALFEQATQGQLGGTGIGTFSDRLRDAVHGGSPVDGSSTFFQGFGTGLSTDPNGRAGVPGDAAGDLARKTDLVKLGLAGNLRDFAMTASDGSTKAGAQFDYNGSPAGYADEPDEVITYVDAHDNETLYDLAVMKLPADMSMADRVRMNTLMLATTTYAQTPSFWHAGTELLRSKSLDRNSYNSGDWFNRIDWTGQESTFGSGLPRAADNEGKWSIMAPLLADPALKPAASDIASAEAAALDLLRTREEVGLLRLGSAALIEQKVSFPGSGVDAAPGVITMLIDDTVGADADRALDGALVVFNASPEPVVQSLTELEGRGFALAEALADGSDAIVKGVTWDAASGTLTIPARTAAVLVEAAR; encoded by the coding sequence GTGTCGAAGACGACCGCCGTCCGTGTCCGCCGAACCGCAGCGAGCCTCGCCGCCGCTGCCCTGATCCTCACCGGGGGATTGGCCGCCGCCGCTCCCGCCGTCGCCGCCGATCGCACCTTCGCGCTCGTCGGCAGCCTGCAGAGCGAACTGGGCTGCCCCGGCGACTGGCAGCCCGACTGCGCGGCGACCGAACTGGTCGCGACCGAGACGGCGAACGTCTTCGCCGCCGAGTTCGACCTGCCCGCGGGCACGTACGAGTACAAGGTCGCGGTGAACGACGCGTGGGACGAGTCCTACGGGCTCAACGGCGGGGGCGACAACATCCCGCTGACGATCGACGGCCCCACGACCCTGCGGTTCGTGTTCGACGACACGACCCACCGGGTCGGTCTCGAGGCCGTGAGCCTGCGTGCGGGCTACACCGAGGCGGATGCCGACCTCGTCGCCGCTCCCGTGCGCCAGCCGGGTAGCCAGGAGCAGTTCTACTTCGTCATGACCGACCGCTTCGCCAACGGAGACGCGTCGAACGACACGGCCGGCATCGCCGGCGACCGGCTCGACCACGGGTTCGACCCGACCGACAAGGGCTTCTTCAACGGCGGCGACCTCGCGGGCCTCCACGAGAAGCTCGACTACATCGAGGGTCTCGGCACGACCGCGATCTGGCTCACCCCGAGCTTCGCGAACAAGCCCGTGCAGGGCGAGGGCGCGAACGCCAGCGCCGGCTATCACGGCTACTGGGTCACGGACTTCACGCGCATCGACCCGCACCTGGGCACGAACGCGGAGCTCGAGGCGCTCATCGCCGACGCGCACGAGCGCGGCATCAAGGTGTACTTCGACATCATCACGAACCACACCGCCGACGTGATCTCGTACCAGGAGGGCCAGTACTCCTACATCGACCAGGCGACCGAGCCGTACCGCGCCGCCGACGGCACCGTCTTCGACCCGGCGACGTACGCCGGCTCCGGCGACTTTCCGGCGCTCGACGCCGCCACGAGCTTCCCGTACACCCCGGTTGTCGCGGCCGAGGATGCCGACGCCAAGACACCCGCGTGGCTCAACGACCCGACGCTGTACCACAATCGCGGCAACTCGACCTGGTCGGGGGAGTCGGTCACGTACGGAGACTTCGACGGCCTCGACGACCTCATGACCGAGCACCCGACCGTCGTCAACGGCTTCGTCGGCGTGTACCAGGACTGGATCGACCTCGGCATCGACGGCTTCCGCATCGACACCGCCAAGCACGTGAACTTCGAGTTCTGGGAGCAGTGGTCGACCGAGGTGCTCGACTACGCGCACGCCGCCGGCAAGCCCGACTTCTTCATGTTCGGCGAGGTGTACGACGCCGACCCGGTGAAGCTCGCCCCGTACATCCGCGACACCGACATGAACTCGGTGCTCGACTTCACGTTCCAGTCGGCGGCGGTGAGCTTCGCCGCCGGCAACAGCGCGAAGGGGCTGCAGAGCCTGTACGCGGGCGACGACCGCTACACGACGCCGGACTCTTCGGCCACGGCTCTGCCGACCTTCCTCGGCAACCACGACATGGGCCGCGTCGGGTACTTCCTGCAGAACCAGACCCAGCCGCTCGAGCGCGATCTGCTCGCGCACGATCTCCTGTTCCTCGGCCGCGGCCAGCCGGTCGTCTACTACGGCGACGAGCAGGGCTTCGCGGGCGCAGCTCCCGGAAACGACAAGAGCGCGCGGCAGACGCTGTTCGCCAGCCAGGTCGAGGAGTACCAGAACCAGAATCTCCTCACCGGTGAGAACGCGGGCTCGGTCGACCGCTACGCCACCGACGCCCCGGTGTACGCGCACATCGCCGATCTCGCCGCGCTGCGCGCCGCGCACCCGGCCCTGGTGACCGGCGCCCAGATCGAGCGCTTCGCCGCCAACGGTCCCGGCGTCTACGCCTTCTCGCGCGTCGACCGCGACGAGAAGGTCGAGTACGTGATCGCGCTCAACAACGCGACGACAGCGCAGACGGTCGGCCTCGCCACGCTCACCCGCAGCGCCGGGTTCGCCCCGATCTATGGCGACGGCGCCGCCTTCTCGACGGACGCGTCCGCCGCGGCATCCGTCTCGGTCCCGGCCCTGTCGGCCGTGGTGTGGCGGGCCGATGCGCCCGTCACGGCGCCCGAGGCGCCGCTCGCCCTCACGGTGAACGCGCCCGCGCCCGGCGGAGCGCTCACCGGACAGGTCGCCGTCTCGGCCGATGTCGACGATGCGACCTGGGCGGAGACGAGCTTCGCGTGGCGCGTGGTCGGCTCCGACCAGTGGCACGCGCTCGGCACCGCCGAAGACACCGAGCCGCGCGTGTTCCACGACATCCGCGGGCTCGCGAACGGCACGCTCGTCGAATACCGCGCGGTGACGATGGATGCCGCGGGCGGGCGTGCGGCGGCATCCACGTACGCCTCCGTCGGCAACGCGGTGGCCCTCGCCGTCGAGGAGCAGCCCGTGTCGGACATCGACATGGTGACGATCCCCGGAAACCTGAACGACGAGATGGGCTGCGCCGGCGAATGGAGCCCCGGCTGCGAGGCGGCGAAGCTCACGCTGCGCGCCGACGGCATCTGGGCGGGCACGTTCGACCTGCCCGCGGGCACCTACGAGTACAAGGCCGCCATCAACGGCACGTGGGACCTCAACTACGGCGCGAACGGCGAGCAGAACGGGCCGAACATCGTCATCACCCACGTCGGCGGTCCGATCACCTTCTACTTCGACCCGCGCTCGAACGTCGTGCAGTCGACGGCTGAAGGCCCCACGGTGACGCTGCCCGGCTCCTTCCAGGAGGAGATCGGCTGCGCCGGCGACTGGATGCCGGACTGCCTCGCGAGCCTCATGGCCGACGGCGACAAGGACGGCGTGTACACGTTCTCCACCTCCGCGATCCCCGCGGGCGCGTACGAGGTGAAGGTCGCCCACGGCCTCAGCTGGGGCGTGAACTACGGGCAGGACGGCGCGCCGGGCGGCGCGAACCTGTCGTTCAGCGTCGCCGACGGCGAGCTCGTCGTCTTCCGCTACACGCTCGAGACGCACGTGCTCGAGATCGTCGTCGAGAACCCGCCGCTGGCCGGCATCGGCGAGGAGCGCGCGCACTGGATCGACGAGACCACGCTCGTGTGGCCGGCGGGGCTCGGCACCGTCGACGGTGCGGGGTACGAGCTGTACGCGTCGACGGACGCGTCGCTCGCCCTGACCGACGGCGCGGTGACCGGGGCCGAGCCCATCGCCCTCACCGCCGGCGCCGGCGGGCTCACCGAAGCGCAGGCCGCGCGCTTCCCCGCGCTCGCCGACGACCTCGCGCTGACCCTCGACGGGCAGACGCGCGCCGAGGTCGCGGAGCTGCTGCGCGGCCAGCTCTGGGTCGCGCAGCGCGCCGCCGACGGCACTCTCACCGGCCTCACCGGTCTGCAGATCCCGGGCGTGCTCGACGATCTCTACGCGGATGCCGTCGAAGACGCCACGCTCGGGGTGAGCTTCCAGGGCAAGAAGCCGACGTTCCGGCTGTGGGCGCCAACGGCCCAGCAGGCGACCCTGCTCACGTGGGCTGCCGGCGACGAGGGCGAGCCCCGGCGTCATGAGGCGACCTGGGACGCGGCATCCGGGATCTGGACGGTCAAGGGCAAGGCCGCCCTCGCCGGCACCGAGTACGCGTGGGAGGTGGTCGTGTACTCGACCGACACCGGCGCGATCGAGACGAACATCGTGACCGACCCGTACTCGGTGGCGCTCACGCTGAACTCCGAGCGCAGCGTCGCAGTGGACCTCGCCGACAAGCAGTGGCGGCCGAAGGCGTGGGAGAAGACGAAGGCCCCGACGATCGACCAGCCCGTCGACCGCGCGATCTACGAACTCCACGTGCGCGACTTCTCGATCACTGACGCGTCGGTGCCTGAGGACGAGCGCGGCACCTATCGCGCGTTCACGCGCGACAGCGCCGGCACCACGCAGCTGCGCGAGCTCGCCGAGGCGGGCATCAACACCGTGCACCTGCTGCCGACGTTCGACATCGCCACCATCGAGGAGGACCGCGCGAAGCAGGCGCAGCCCGACTGCGACCTCGCCGCGTTCGCGCCGGATTCCGCCGAGCAGCAGGCCTGCATCGAGCGGGTCGTCGACGCCGACGGCTTCAACTGGGGCTACGACCCGTATCACTACACGGTGCCGGAGGGTTCGTACGCCGTCGATCCCGACGGCGGCGCCCGCGTGGAGGAGTTCCGCGCGATGGTGGGCGCCCTCCACGGGATGGGGCTCCAGGTCGTGCTCGACCAGGTGTTCAACCACACCGCGCAGTCGGGTCAGGGCGAGAAGTCGGTGCTCGACCGCGTCGTGCCCGGCTACTACCACCGGCTCAACGCGGCCGGCGCGGTCGAGACCTCGACCTGCTGCCAGAACGTCGCCACCGAGCACGAGGTCGCCCAGAAGCTGATGGTCGACTCGGTGGTCACGTGGGCGCGGGACTACAAGGTCGACGGCTTCCGCTTCGACCTCATGGGACACCACTCGAAGGCGAACATGCTCGCGATCCGCGCGGCCCTCGACGCGCTCACGCTGAAGAAAGACGGTGTCGACGGGTCGGCGATCTACCTCTACGGCGAGGGCTGGAACTTCGGCGAGGTCGCGGACAACGCCCTGTTCGAGCAGGCGACGCAGGGGCAGCTGGGCGGCACCGGCATCGGCACGTTCAGCGACCGGCTGCGCGACGCGGTGCACGGCGGGAGCCCCGTCGACGGCTCGTCGACGTTCTTCCAGGGCTTCGGCACCGGGCTGTCCACCGACCCGAACGGCCGCGCGGGCGTGCCCGGCGACGCGGCGGGCGACCTCGCGCGCAAGACCGACCTCGTGAAGCTGGGGCTCGCCGGCAACCTGCGCGACTTCGCGATGACCGCCTCCGATGGATCGACGAAGGCGGGGGCGCAGTTCGACTACAACGGCTCGCCTGCCGGGTACGCCGACGAGCCCGACGAGGTCATCACCTACGTCGACGCGCACGACAACGAGACGCTCTACGACCTCGCGGTGATGAAGCTGCCGGCCGACATGTCGATGGCCGACCGCGTGCGCATGAACACGCTCATGCTCGCGACGACGACCTACGCCCAGACGCCGTCGTTCTGGCACGCCGGCACGGAGCTCCTGCGCTCGAAGTCGCTGGATCGCAACAGCTACAACTCGGGCGACTGGTTCAACCGCATCGACTGGACGGGGCAGGAGTCGACCTTCGGCTCGGGCCTCCCGCGCGCCGCCGACAACGAGGGCAAGTGGTCGATCATGGCGCCGCTGCTGGCCGACCCGGCGCTGAAGCCCGCGGCATCCGACATCGCTTCCGCAGAGGCGGCCGCGCTCGACCTGCTGCGCACCCGCGAAGAGGTGGGACTGCTGCGTCTCGGCTCGGCGGCGCTCATCGAGCAGAAGGTATCGTTCCCCGGCAGCGGGGTGGATGCCGCACCCGGCGTGATCACGATGCTCATCGACGACACCGTCGGCGCCGACGCCGACCGTGCGCTCGACGGCGCCCTGGTCGTGTTCAACGCCTCGCCGGAGCCGGTGGTGCAGTCGCTCACCGAGCTCGAGGGGCGCGGGTTCGCTCTCGCGGAGGCGCTCGCCGACGGCAGCGACGCCATCGTCAAGGGCGTGACGTGGGATGCCGCCTCCGGCACCCTGACGATCCCCGCCCGCACCGCCGCCGTGCTGGTGGAGGCGGCCCGGTAG
- a CDS encoding DUF2510 domain-containing protein, translating to MSDNNSSGAPERRSTHLEPEAPAEVVPPLTPPAGWYPDPHAPSAQRYWDGAQWTEHVAPAVTPGVGAAVGDEAAPMDAGPVIAAGAVPARRSVRKVRWWQRIGRRRPR from the coding sequence ATGTCCGACAACAACAGCAGCGGCGCGCCCGAGCGCCGCAGCACCCACCTCGAGCCCGAAGCACCCGCCGAGGTGGTTCCTCCGCTCACGCCGCCCGCCGGGTGGTACCCCGACCCGCACGCGCCTTCCGCGCAGCGGTACTGGGATGGTGCCCAGTGGACCGAGCACGTCGCGCCCGCCGTCACCCCCGGGGTCGGTGCGGCCGTCGGGGATGAAGCCGCTCCGATGGATGCCGGGCCGGTCATCGCCGCGGGAGCCGTTCCCGCTCGGCGCAGCGTCCGGAAGGTCCGCTGGTGGCAGCGGATCGGGCGCCGCCGACCCCGGTGA